The Bacteroidales bacterium genome includes a region encoding these proteins:
- a CDS encoding DPP IV N-terminal domain-containing protein, whose product MKRFTTLLLLIMLVSGTLSAQVEITIEDYNCATGYLHKNYYNKKVFNLNIRANWFPDSTGVWWIRQSADEKQFLKITFPDLAQSPLFDHQKLAQLLSDSLGAKIEANDLPIDKIDYKSAGKLLITARGKTWLLNTENHSLELPPAKAKTNDNEKASPDKKWLAFAKDYNLFVKSTETGAVKQLSTSGREGYEYATWFEWDDIIEGENGERPPHFDATWSADSKWLMANICDMRSAQKMYLLDWSIDTLYRPRLLSYFRGSPGDTGMIYIEPVFFDVGSGKEIKTGLPRSTHINSIEVTWSETPGKVYLAQQSRGYKTMHLYSFDLKTEKLDELYQESSETNIDNFHYEFAEESSLLFFLSEKSGWRQLYSLDLKTKAEKPITNGAFVINSIERIDEKARKICFMASGKEEGRNPYYQLLYSISFDGENLKLLTPEDRNHLVSMSPDGNYFVDNFSTVNIPTTTVLRSTDTGKILMTLGNADISGFPRWTSPEIFTTTARDGKTTIYGAIWKPENFDPAKRYPVIECSYTGPHTHQFPINFSQAFSYQSYAELGFVVLVVDGLGSSGRSKAFHDYSYKIWAETWKTTYLPLSK is encoded by the coding sequence ATGAAACGCTTCACCACACTGCTCCTACTCATCATGCTCGTTTCGGGCACATTGTCCGCTCAGGTCGAAATTACTATTGAAGATTACAACTGCGCCACCGGCTACCTCCACAAAAATTATTACAACAAAAAGGTGTTCAATCTGAATATCCGTGCCAACTGGTTTCCGGACAGCACGGGCGTATGGTGGATCCGTCAATCGGCGGATGAGAAACAGTTTCTAAAAATAACTTTCCCTGATCTCGCGCAGTCACCGCTTTTCGATCATCAGAAGCTGGCTCAGTTACTGTCGGATTCGCTGGGCGCTAAGATCGAAGCCAACGACCTTCCTATTGATAAAATAGATTACAAAAGTGCCGGCAAATTACTGATAACAGCGCGAGGGAAAACCTGGCTGCTCAACACTGAAAACCATTCGCTGGAGCTGCCTCCCGCCAAAGCAAAAACCAACGACAACGAAAAGGCTTCGCCCGACAAAAAGTGGCTTGCTTTTGCAAAAGATTATAACCTGTTCGTTAAATCAACCGAAACCGGAGCGGTGAAACAGTTGAGTACCTCCGGCCGCGAGGGTTACGAATATGCGACGTGGTTTGAGTGGGACGATATCATCGAAGGCGAAAATGGCGAACGGCCTCCTCATTTCGATGCTACCTGGTCGGCAGACAGCAAGTGGCTGATGGCCAATATTTGCGACATGCGTTCGGCGCAAAAGATGTATCTGCTCGATTGGAGCATCGACACTCTGTACCGGCCCAGGCTGCTGTCGTATTTCCGTGGCTCGCCCGGCGACACCGGCATGATTTATATAGAGCCGGTGTTTTTTGATGTGGGCAGCGGAAAGGAAATTAAAACCGGCCTGCCACGCAGCACGCACATCAATAGCATTGAAGTAACGTGGTCAGAAACGCCGGGCAAGGTTTATCTGGCGCAGCAAAGCAGAGGCTACAAAACAATGCATCTTTATAGTTTTGATCTGAAAACAGAAAAACTTGATGAACTTTATCAGGAAAGCAGCGAAACCAATATTGATAACTTTCATTATGAGTTTGCCGAAGAGAGTAGCCTCCTGTTTTTCCTCTCCGAAAAGAGCGGCTGGCGGCAGTTGTATAGCCTCGACCTAAAAACCAAAGCGGAGAAACCGATCACCAATGGCGCATTCGTTATCAACAGCATCGAGCGTATCGATGAAAAAGCTAGGAAAATATGTTTTATGGCTTCAGGCAAAGAAGAAGGCCGGAATCCCTATTATCAGCTTTTATACAGCATTTCGTTCGATGGGGAAAATTTAAAACTGCTGACTCCGGAAGACCGGAATCACCTTGTAAGTATGTCGCCGGATGGCAATTATTTCGTCGATAATTTTTCGACGGTAAATATCCCGACAACTACTGTTTTGAGAAGCACGGACACGGGGAAAATTTTAATGACCCTGGGCAATGCTGACATCAGTGGTTTCCCGCGATGGACGTCCCCCGAGATATTTACTACCACGGCGCGTGATGGGAAAACCACGATATACGGAGCCATCTGGAAACCCGAAAATTTTGATCCGGCAAAGCGCTATCCCGTTATCGAATGTAGCTACACCGGCCCACATACGCATCAGTTCCCAATCAATTTTTCGCAAGCCTTCAGCTACCAATCCTATGCTGAGCTGGGCTTTGTGGTGCTGGTTGTGGATGGGCTTGGCTCTTCGGGACGTTCCAAAGCGTTTCACGATTATTCGTATAAAATCTGGGCGGAAACCTGGAAGACCACGTACTTGCCATTAAGCAAATAG